Proteins encoded by one window of Pseudochaenichthys georgianus chromosome 9, fPseGeo1.2, whole genome shotgun sequence:
- the LOC117452982 gene encoding fatty acid-binding protein, liver-type-like, producing MSFSGRYQLESQENFEPFMKAIGLPDELIQKGKDIKSISEIEENGDHFKVTVTTGSKVLVNSFTIGKEAELETVTGEKVKSVVHREGNKLKVCLKGIESITEMVDANTILNTMTVAGIVYKRTIKRI from the exons ATGTCTTTCTCTGGAAGGTACCAGCTGGAGTCTCAGGAGAACTTTGAGCCTTTCATGAAGGCCATTG GGCTCCCTGATGAACTCATCCAGAAAGGCAAAGACATCAAGAGCATCTCTGAGATTGAGGAGAATGGGGACCACTTTAAAGTGACAGTCACCACGGGCTCCAAGGTCCTCGTCAATTCCTTCACTATTGGGaaggaggcagagctggagacaGTCACCGGGGAGAAGGTCAAG tcGGTGGTTCATCGTGAAGGCAACAAGCTGAAAGTCTGCCTGAAGGGAATCGAGTCTATCACAGAAATGGTGGATGCGAACACTATTCTCAAT ACTATGACAGTTGCCGGCATCGTGTACAAGAGGACGATTAAACGCATATAA
- the oxt gene encoding oxytocin-neurophysin 1, with protein sequence MTGAAVSMCLLFLLSVCSACYISNCPIGGKRSIMDASQRKCMSCGPGDRGRCFGPSICCGEGLGCLLGSPETAHCVEENYLLTPCQAGGRPCGSEGGRCAASGLCCDAESCTTDQLCLMEEEGDDQSSQFEGSDPTDLFLRLLHLAGHTSHRVHQ encoded by the exons ATGACTGGAGCCGCAGTGTCCATGTGCCTACTCTTCCTCCTGTCTGTATGTTCGGCGTGTTACATCTCCAACTGTCCTATCGGTGGGAAGAGGTCCATCATGGACGCGTCGCAGCGAAAG TGCATGTCTTGTGGCCCCGGAGACAGGGGCCGCTGCTTTGGCCCCAGCATCTGCTGCGGGGAGGGCCTGGGCTGCCTGCTGGGGTCCCCGGAGACAGCTCACTGTGTGGAGGAGAACTACCTGCTGACCCCCTGCCAGGCGGGAGGGAGACCCTGTGGATCTGAGGGGGGGCGCTGCGCTGCTTCAGGACTCTGCTGTGATGCAG AGAGCTGCACCACAGACCAATTGTGCCTCATGGAGGAGGAAGGAGACGACCAAAGCAGCCAGTTCGAAGGCAGCGACCCCACTGACCTCTTCCTCAGGCTGCTGCATCTGGCCGGTCACACTTCTCACCGAGTTCACCAATGA